One Osmerus eperlanus chromosome 2, fOsmEpe2.1, whole genome shotgun sequence genomic window, cacacacagaggtgtcaACATGGTGAAAAGCAAAGAGAGATTTTGCATCCTAACCCAAGGTTTACCAGACACCTCACCTCATAGACAGGTACTGTTCTCTTGGCTGTCCTCGTTTTCAAGTCCCACACTGTACAGATCTTGTCCCTGCCAGAGCTGCAACCCCCaaaacacatcacattaacatcCCAAAAGAGTGGAAGGTTGCATCATGAAACCACAAGGGCTTGTTGTCCTTCCCTAAAGGAGCTGCAGCTCTATCCTGGGTCCAGCATACCTGACCATGGTGTCTCCTTCTGGCGTGAAGGCCAGGGAGGTGACGGCACTGTAGTGGCTCTGcaggatgcacacacactggctggaGCGCAGGTCCCACAAACGGATGCCGCAGTccatagaggaggagaagagctgCAGCAGGCTTATGTCTGGATGGAACTGGACCAGACTACCGGAGAACAGAACAATAGAAAAATAGATCTAGgctagtacataacctacatgtaaatcagcaatcATTCAGATTGTGGTTGTGTGCTCCTGGGGTAGTTACCATGAGATTAGGGTTTATGAAAGTGGTGACTTACTGTACGACTCCAGCAGAGCCCTTCAggttgtgtgtacagtactgctTCAAAACGTCCCATAGCTTGATAGTGCCATCACAGCCGCCTAGCAAGCAACAAAAGATCACATAAATATGATTAGGGTTCACTTCAAGGTGCTACTGGTATTTATCTAaaccaggggtccccaaactacagCCCGCAGGCCGAAAACGGCCCACCCACGCATTTGGtccggccctctgaacaatgccagagacattttttattttatctatttatatacgtatatatatatttttttttattttattcacactgattaatatgcatacgtaagtaaatgttttgatttcaattgcaatgaatatgaaaaaaggtaattacgatagtaataatgctcttttaataggctatataccCCTTGATATGGACGGATGtatggtgcataacaaaataataaactaatctagcataataaatacatttaaaatcataataaaatctacacaataatactggtagttACTCCGGCTgatgtaattttctgttacagaccgacccggccccgcattaaagaaaggaaaattaTCTGACCctcgcagaaaaaagtttggggacccctgatcTAAACTCTCTAAAGCACACCACCCAAGCCCGGTGTGCATCAACATTAGAGCATGCAGATATTAATATAATGTCTGGAACTCATGACACTTTtgcagtgtgtgttgtctgttcaCCTGTGGCCAAGAGGGTTGAggtggggtcaaaggtcatgctAGCAATAGGCACATTGTGGATGGCCCTCCAAGAGCGGGTGCACTGTGCCTGTTGCCAATCCCATTGTTTCAGCAGCAGAGCCTTACTGGCAGTCACCAGGATCTAGGCAGAGAGGGATAGAGTATTATGAAAGTGCATCCTTTCTTCATGGTCCTTATACCTCCTTTTGGTTAGAAAAGTTTTTATTTACCTTATCATCATAACTGAGCGCAAATGATGTGATGTCCTCCTGGTCATCCTGTAGTTACAAAATAGGAAGAATAGAAATAAGAAGTAAAAACCACTTGAGATTGTTGTCATGACTTCGTAACACGTGTACTTAAAAAGAAAACTATCTAACCTGTTCGATACTGTGGACAATTTTTCCTGTGACAATTTGCAGAACGTTGACGCGTGTGCCACAGGTACAAAATAAATATTTCTCATCTTTGCTGATCTGAAAGAACAAAGATTACATCAAATGGGTCAAGAGCTTCAACGTCTCCCGTTAGCTCAAATGTGACAGTTTATCCCACACGTCAACTGAGGCTCGGCAACATCGACCGGATGAACAGTCGGTCAAAAACGTACTTGTACTTTTCCTCCTTTGTAAAATGGTTCGATCTTGCTGGAAACTGCATAGCTAGAAACAAACCATGTGCGTTAATAACTTCAGTAAACTTCTATTCCTGCTATCGAAGTGTGATGGGTTAGATGGCTagttatctagctagctagcgaggtCGGTTAATACACGTGAAGTGTATTCACTTACTTGGTCTTGAACTGGAGGTTGCTATTAGCCATTTTGTTTTGTGGACGTGCCTCAAATCACAATGTTTACGATTCCACTTGcagttgtattgttatattaacttatttttaaaatgcatttgctcATCAACACATTCCACATGTGTTGTAAAAAATGGTGTTCGTCGCTCAGATTATACGTCACGGGCAGTGAGTGCTGAAAAAGCGCACGGTGCTGTGGTTGGCTAGAAAGTTATCCCATGTGTTCACCATgattcatatatatattttttttttcttgcaaTCTAACGCTAACTCAATCACGAAAACGAAATGGCTTTCCTTTGATACAATTTACATGAATACGTTTAACCCTGCTATAACTGCACACTTAATTAAAACTGCTCAGGGAAACGGGAGTTTTTTTTCTCACAATTATATGTAGTATAACAACTATTATGTTTACAACAGCCAATGGCAGTGCGATTGAAGATAAAAGACGATGCTAGAGACAACTATTCAACCGAACAAAAAGTTGTTCTTCACAGATGGGATCTAACGACTGATGCTAGAACAGAGAGGAAACGACATGGTGTGTTACAAATGCCATATGTTGAATGCTTTATATAATTTTTGGGTTTGTTCGTATGTCAGTGCGCATGGTCACTCCTTTATGTTAGTTAAgaatgttcatgtgtgtgttccattgaTAGTAGAGGGTGTGTTATGTGGCGCTCGTGAGTATGTGCGATAGGGACAACGGGAATGTAAACAGGCTAAACAGACGAGATTATTATGGTGAGTAAGGAACATACTTTTGATGAACATATATCAGAACTGATTATTGGCTTCCCACTTAATATGACTTTAGTGTATTTGTTTTGCTACTAACGTCTGacaaattaatatatatattgttggTAATAGACATAGGCCAATCTTTATGTCTAAAATGTgttgtttcatgttttgttttaattacgCTATAACGTGTTGTCGTATTTGTCAGTCTTCTTTAGACTTTTACTACAGTGGAGTTTTTCTACGATATTCATTGTGTTAGTTTTTGTTTATTATATTTCAGCTCTGCTAGAAACAACATTATTTTAGCTAAACATTGTGAATTTTCTGGTCTTTTGGGTCATCGTCTATGTGGCTTGCTAAATGTAGAAGAGAATACTCAAGAGACCATTACAACTGCTTTATTTAGTCACATGGTCTGGATCATATGACGTTCCAGAACAAAACTATTGTTACTGACACAGGTGACTTGTTGACATTATCGTTGGTTGCTGTACACCTTGTTAACCAAAtggtgaaataaaatgacattgTTGTTAAAACAATGTAAAAACTGTAAACTGTAATGTGAATATATGAAGACAGTATTTAGACTGATGTATGTATATTATTGTGTGTAGGCGGACCCAGATGCGTCTTGGCAAAGTGGGGGCTATGAcgtggagctgtttgtggagaCCCCTGACTATGACCTGATCTGCACCATATGCCAGGGGGTCCTCAGGTGCCCAGTAAGAGCTGCATGCCACCACATCTTCTGCAAGAAATGCATTTTACAATGGCTGAAGAGGTATTGGTTGTGCCTcaccacaaacaaacatgtttttcaTAAAGTCCAGGGGATCAATTTAAAACAAACACGTGTCTTCACATGATAATCTGTATGGATTATGATAACGATGTGTTGTTCTTGCCCTCTTGTAGACAGGAGACTTGCCCCTGTTGCAGAAAGCCTGTTAATCAGAATTTAATATTTGTGATGTTCAAGCTGAGCAAATCAATTGGTCGCCTAAAGGTTAAGGTAAGCAGTTGTTCATGTATATAATTATAAAGCATTTATTACACCGTGTAATTTTCACTGTCTGTAAGTGAAAATAATACACTGTCTGTTGCTGTATGATAAACCTGTAATACAAATACGCAGTCAGGCTCACTCaattacacagacagacaattcAAGTCTACTTAATGTTTCATTTGACCCTGTCGAAAACAAACTTCCACTTTTCCCCTCTCAGTGTAAAAATGAGATCCGGGGTTGTCCGTCCACCTTCCCCCTCTCGGAGCAGTACTGCCACAGCATGGGCTGTCTGTTCGAGCTGGTCCCCTGCCCCTACCAGGGCTGCCGGGCACAGCTCCTCCGCAGGGACCTGGAGACCCACGCCCGGCACTGTGAGCACTGGCGCCAACCCTGCCACATGGGCTGTGGCACAGTGCTGTCACACCGCACCCAGGCCCAGCACAACTGCTACAAGGAGCTGAGGCATGAGTACGAGGCAAGGCAGAGGAACCACCGGGCCATCGCAACAGCCCTccagaggaagatgaggaggatgcAGAGCACCATGGCCCACATGAAGCGGCAGATTGGCCTCATCTGTGAGAGCCTTGAGGTCATGGATgacctggtggaggtggaggaggaggatgtgggggAAAGCAGTGGCAGCACTGGGACACTAAGTAGCAGCAACAGTAGCTCCTGAAAAGCAAGGGCTGCAGCTCTGGCTGCATGCCACAGTTAACCTGATGTATTATTGATGCTTATTTGTCCATAGTTGCATTGAATTTGTGTTGAATTGCACTGAATTTGTCTTATGAAGGATAAATTAAACTATTGAAACTATTGTGTTTTGTACATAAAGTCCATAAATTAGCTGAATATTTTGTGTCTGAATAGCATTTGAAATCATATCTATAAACCACAGCACTGAATATAGAGGCATTAAAATTGCATTTCTCTGCAGCAAATCATGGAAATCTGACTTCCAGAAAACGAATGCATTATAATATAAAAATGATTAGGGGTGACTGTATAACATATTAATCAATTCAATTAATAATTATATCTTTGAACgtaaaaattatatattttgttgAATATAACCTTTGCTGTCAACACTAGACTGAAAACCACAGGTCGTTTAGAAAAAGTGTCACGAAAAACATCGCGAGGTTTGCTTCTTTATAAATTCGAGCGGAACCACGTCAGGGCCTTCTTCCTGTTATACAGATCACGTAAGTAACACGGAAATCTCCTCTGTCTAGACAATCATATAATATCTAATGCATCTTATAGTGTTTTGTAATCATCTTGTTTGCGGTAACATTAGCAATCGCCCCCAAACTTAAttttaataaaatgtattattaagtGACTTAGATTTGATGAAATGTCGGCATTACTCCATGTAAGATGCTGGATGCAAACATGGCGGCAAAGCTCGTGTTGAATTGTTGTTTAACAACGTAATTACCCCACATCAGTCGTTAAGTCTTATGTTTTACTTATCTCATAACAGCAAATGGCGGACGACGCCGGTGCTAGAGGTGGATTCCGTGGAGGTTTCGGCAGTGGAGGCCGTGGTCGCGGCCGTGGACGCGGCAGAGGCCGTGGCAGGGGCCGTGGAGCCAGGGGTGGCAAATCCGAGGACAAGGAGGTGCGCTTAACCCGTTCTCACGAGCTGAGCTATGGAAAGCTTTAAACAGTATCATTATTGTGATTCTAACTAAAATGTCTGACGTTTGGTCCTATACCTCATCCAGGTAGCTAAaatgatttattttaatttttagtGGGTGCCAGTGACCAAGCTTGGCCGCCTGGTCAAGGACATGAAGATCAAGTCTCTAGAGGAGATCTACCTGTACTCTCTGCCCATCAAGGTAACTTGAAGGTGGATTTTGACTTAACATTAATGTAAAATGGTTTTGTTGTGCTCATGTGTTGATTCTTGTTCATCAGGAGTCTGAGATCATCGACTTCTTCCTGGGGTCCTCTCTG contains:
- the LOC134012569 gene encoding RING finger protein 151-like isoform X2; translated protein: MADPDASWQSGGYDVELFVETPDYDLICTICQGVLRCPVRAACHHIFCKKCILQWLKRQETCPCCRKPVNQNLIFVMFKLSKSIGRLKVKCKNEIRGCPSTFPLSEQYCHSMGCLFELVPCPYQGCRAQLLRRDLETHARHCEHWRQPCHMGCGTVLSHRTQAQHNCYKELRHEYEARQRNHRAIATALQRKMRRMQSTMAHMKRQIGLICESLEVMDDLVEVEEEDVGESSGSTGTLSSSNSSS
- the LOC134012569 gene encoding RING finger protein 151-like isoform X1, whose amino-acid sequence is MLEQRGNDMADPDASWQSGGYDVELFVETPDYDLICTICQGVLRCPVRAACHHIFCKKCILQWLKRQETCPCCRKPVNQNLIFVMFKLSKSIGRLKVKCKNEIRGCPSTFPLSEQYCHSMGCLFELVPCPYQGCRAQLLRRDLETHARHCEHWRQPCHMGCGTVLSHRTQAQHNCYKELRHEYEARQRNHRAIATALQRKMRRMQSTMAHMKRQIGLICESLEVMDDLVEVEEEDVGESSGSTGTLSSSNSSS